In one Procambarus clarkii isolate CNS0578487 chromosome 29, FALCON_Pclarkii_2.0, whole genome shotgun sequence genomic region, the following are encoded:
- the LOC138369754 gene encoding uncharacterized protein: MERRTSTACMKCGVFYIPSPNQLCRLQCASCEKPPLGHYDIKCKRCQQIFCDNLYKTVKCPYCSPAPRRGHRRNETSHKRYNPYLNRRREQIDVIESIPHSSHTELRRADLTRGHPHPFNKAGRWGATRPYRPQLALR; this comes from the exons ATGGAAAGGCGAACCTCTACagcctgcatgaaatgcggagtgttttatattccatcaccaaatcaactgtgtcggctgcaatgcgcaagctgtgaaaaaccgcccctaggacattacgacatcaaatgcaagcgatgtcagcagattttctgtgataacc tttacaaaaccgtgaagtgcccttattgctcacctgccccgcgaagaggtcatcgccggaatgaaacttcacataaac gttataatccctacctcaatcgacggagggaacagataGACGTCATCGAGTCTATTCCACATTCCTCCCACACGGAGCTAAGGAGAGCAGATCTCACTCGCGGCCACCCCCACCCCTTCAACAAGGCCGGCAGATGGGGGGCTACGAGACCATATCGCCCCCAGTTAGCACTACGTTAA
- the LOC138369721 gene encoding golgin subfamily A member 6-like protein 2: MAGGDIMAGGDAMAGGDIMAGGDIMAGGDAMAGGDIMAGRDVMVGGDAMAGFETTAGRDAMAGGDIMAGGDAMAGGDAIIGDYAMAGDDSMAGDDAMAGSDAMVGDDAMAGDNAKDGGDTMAGGGDAMADGDAMACGDSKAGSDDNDDRYIQELLHSCTATIGGDVMAGGDAIAGDDTLSGDDVTAGGSAVAGDNSMAGGDASSDIDSMAGGEAMSVGVAVSGDDIMADGNDMADDDAMAGSEAMAGGDAMSGDDDMADGDDMDGDDAMGEIADRETSVQLSTSSLKVIKVLLQAQVI; encoded by the exons atggctggtggtgacattatggctggtggtgacgccatggctggtggtgacatcatggctggtggtgacattatggctggtggtgacgccatggctggtggtgacatcaTGGCTGGTCGTGATGTTATggttggtggtgacgccatggctggttttGAGACCACAGCTGgtcgtgacgccatggctggtggtgacattatggctggtggtgacgccatggctggtggtgacgccataatTGGGGATTATGCCATGGCTGGGGATGactccatggctggtgatgacgccatggctggtagtGACGCAATGGTTGgggatgacgccatggctggtgataacGCAAAGGatggtggtgacaccatggctggtggtggtgacgccatggctgatggtgacgccatggcttgtGGTGACTCCAAGgctggtagtgatgataatgatgatagatatatacaagagttgttacattcttgtacagccacta TTGGTGGTGACGTCATGGCCggtggtgacgccattgctggtgatGACACCTTGTCTGGTGATGACGTCACGGCTGGTGGCAGCGCTGTGGCTGGTGACAattccatggctggtggtgatgccagttCTGATATTgactccatggctggtggtgaagcTATGTCTGTTGGTGTCGCCGTGTCTGGGGATGACATTATGGCTGATGGTAACGACATGGCTGAtgatgatgccatggctggtagtgaggccatggctggtggtgacgccatgtctGGTGATGATGACATGGCTGATGGTGACGACATGgatggtgatgacgccatg ggtgaaatagctgatagagaaactagtgtgcaattaagcacttcatCACTGAAGgttattaaggtgcttttacaagctcaggttatatag